A part of Aspergillus flavus chromosome 1, complete sequence genomic DNA contains:
- a CDS encoding extracellular proline-glycine rich protein: MKFSNAAALGLVGCALALPKHIESGDGQSLPNFPFGTPSEGQPQEGGEGSFPFPGPSGTFPSGFPTPSGGAGFPVPSGQPDFPAPSGGAGFPDQSFDKRYEGEGFPFPVPSGFPTGIPSGFPIPSGFPTGFPTGFPSGIPSGFPIPSGFPIPSGSPSSGWPFGGWPFGGFEKRQAQGTDEGNDNEGEGDDSSFPAPSGFPTPSGPVPSGATPSGFPGGHHGEGHHGEGHHGGKGHHGGKGHHGEGHGPKPTGTLPSGFPQPSGGEGPRPTPSGSFPAPSGGAFPFFA; encoded by the coding sequence ATGAAGTTCTCCAACGCTGCTGCTCTTGGCCTTGTGGGCTGTGCCCTTGCCTTGCCCAAGCACATCGAGAGCGGCGACGGCCAGTCTCTCCCTAACTTCCCATTCGGCACTCCGTCTGAGGGCCAGCCCCAGGAGGGCGGCGAGGGtagtttccccttccctGGCCCTAGCGGTACATTCCCATCCGGCTTTCCCACTCCCTCCGGCGGTGCTGGCTTCCCTGTTCCCAGCGGGCAGCCTGATTTCCCCGCTCCCTCCGGCGGAGCAGGATTCCCTGACCAGTCATTCGACAAGCGGTACGAAGGTGAAGGCTTCCCCTTCCCCGTCCCCTCCGGCTTCCCCACCGGCATTCCATCGGGCTTCCCAATCCCCTCCGGGTTTCCTACCGGCTTTCCTACCGGCTTTCCATCGGGTATCCCATCCGGCTTCCCCATTCCCTCCGGCTTCCCAATTCCCTCGGGATCGCCATCCAGCGGCTGGCCCTTCGGAGGCTGGCCCTTCGGCGGCTTCGAAAAGCGACAAGCCCAGGGCACCGACGAGGGCAACGACAACGAGGGTGAAGGCGACGACTCATCCTTCCCCGCTCCATCCGGCTTCCCTACCCCCAGCGGTCCGGTTCCTTCTGGCGCTACTCCCAGCGGTTTCCCCGGTGGTCACCACGGTGAGGGCCATCACGGCGAGGGCCACCACGGCGGTAAGGGTCACCATGGCGGTAAGGGTCACCATGGCGAGGGTCACGGCCCTAAGCCTACTGGAACCTTGCCTTCCGGTTTCCCTCAGCCTTCTGGTGGCGAAGGTCCTCGTCCCACTCCGTCTGGGTCTTTCCCTGCGCCTAGTGGTGGGGcgtttcctttctttgcttaG
- a CDS encoding uncharacterized protein (expressed protein), which yields MYLKYMFLFVASNSLSSASLLGLRYLSCRRNYLIYSLWSGREAYIYSGDTVKPFVVKTTKTERIGMQIIYKLTIALVWKATQRTSYHIQQRRKFSTRIPLNSSMDALYPGEASTLLRLWEISED from the coding sequence ATGTATCTCAAATATATGTTCCTTTTTGTTGCCAGTAACAGTCTCTCTAGTGCTTCGCTATTAGGGCTGCGTTATTTGAGTTGTCGTCGTAACTACCttatatatagtttgtgGTCTGGTCGTGAggcatatatatattcaggtGACACGGTAAAGCCCTTTGTCGtaaaaacaacaaaaacagAAAGGATTGGTATGCAGATTATATATAAGTTGACAATAGCTTTAGTATGGAAAGCAACCCAAAGAACCTCCTATCACATAcagcaaaggagaaagtTTTCGACCAGGATACCACTAAACTCATCGATGGACGCCTTATACCCCGGGGAGGCCTCCACACTGTTGAGGCTATGGGAAATATCAGAGGATTGA